The window TTGCCAGTAAAATGcttgtctgtcttctgagactaCTAGTTTCAAACTCCTTGTGACACCTTTGTTCCCTCCTGGTGAAGTGGGGTTATCTGGTGATGAACAGTGATCTTGTAGGCAGGAAATCAATACAGTAGCCTTAAAGTGTGTATGTtggtgtgtatgtgtatatttgTATCAGACCAATTTGACCATCAGGATCAGTTAATCTGAAGTTGTAACTCAAATAGTCATCTCGGAGAGCTTTGTTCTTACTGGACCTTTTTTGCTTCTTAAGAATTCATCTTAGCTCAGCTTCATGCAGTGATATTCTTGGCCAGTCTTTAACAGTACTCTTAACTACAAAGGAAATTAGAGCTGGATCTTTAGTAATGGAAATTTTCCTGCTAATATTTAGTTGAATTAATCAGTTAACATGTAAATCAGCCTAGAACGAGGTCTTTGAGTAACAGAGGGAATCTGAGATCAAGCAGAAACAATTCTTTGTGTTGAAAATACACCCCAACAGATGACTCGTCTCTCTTCCAAATCCTCATCAGCTTGTCACTATTTGCTGTGGTTTTCTGTACTCCAGATATccagagagaagaggagaaggtGAAGCGGTCCATAAAGGATGCTGCCaaaaagggtcagaaggatgTGTGTGTGATCTTGGCGAAGGAACTGATCCGTTCGCGAAGGGCCGTAAGCAAACTCCATGCATCCAAAGCTCACATGAACTCTGTTCTCATGGGGATGAAGAACCAGCTTGGTAAGAACAACTTCTGAGCACTTCTAGCTCTAGAGGTGAGGTCTGGGTTCTCATTTTCAGAACTGAGGTCAAATGGAGGCAGAGTTTGTCTTTGGAAGCAGTGCTGCTCTTGTGAGAGGCAGCTGATTCCAGTGGGCTTCAGGTCCCAGGGAAGTTCCTCCTGTAGCAGGCCCAGAGGTGTGAGGCTGCTGCAGTTCCACGTGCCCCCCAGGCCGAGCACCTATTCCTGGGGGTACCCGCTCACAGCAGTGCCTTTAGCAGCACCCGCAGCTTTCAGACAGACATCAGCAGCGCAGACAGCTCAATCCTGGCCTTCCTCCAGCTGAGTAGGACATCACGTGTATATACCCGCACACAATATATGGGTTGTTTCAGCAGCTGCTCCCTGGTAACTGGCCCCAGATCTGCCCCTCTGCCTGAGCTGCTGGTACCTGGTCCCGTAGGCCCCTCAGGTTTGTGTGTTCCTGCTCCACCATGACCACTCCCATTGTCCACCTTTGGTCATAGCCCTAAACATCCCATATTGTTTCTTACGTTCTGTCATATTCCTTCAATTCCCTTAAAAGATCCATAGTAAGTCTTTCCTGAGCCCAAACATGTTCTTTTCCCTCACATCCCGTAATGAGTCCCCTGTCCCTGTGGGCAGTAACCCCCTTCACTCTGCAGCATGTTCTGGTGACTGTTTCCCTACTGCCCTCTCTGGATGGGTTCACCCCCAGGCAGCTCCCATTTGCCTTGCTGGGGTTCCTACCCCTTTTTGTTCCTTACATCCTCGCTGGCTCTCCCTGGTTCCTCTGATTAGCTGCTCAACAGATAATCTAACACCTCCCCTCAGAGCATGAGGGTTGCAGTGACATGAGAATAATCACGTGCTCTGAAACAGAACTCCTGCCAGTAATTCGGGGCATGTTGCTGGTGTGCGTGCCTAATATCCCTGTGTCCTTGTGGAGCCTGTTGTTTCTGAGCCTGACAGGATCTGTGACGTGAGGTTTATTTCCTTCAGTAGAATTCCCCTCATCCTGTAAAAGATCACTTCTCTAGCAAGAGTCTTGGGACACTTATCAAGTCCTAAGTGGAGATGGGGAGGCAATGTTTGATTTGCTTGATCTGGATGAATTGATTTGCCCTGTGGCTTAATACCCAGCTTGGTCCTTTGTCCTTTGTGCTTCACCAGGACCAGCTGTTGTGGTGCAACCCCTGTTGGcaaccaagcaccacacagctcctCGCTCACTCCTCCTCCACCCTGCTGGGACACAGagagaatcagaaagaaaaaaagtaaaacttgtggggtgggttgagataagaacagtttaataactgaaataaaatattataataatcttaattaaaaggaagattaaaaaaaaaaagaaacccaggaAAAGACAAGTGATTCACAACacaactgctcaccacccgctgaccagTGCCCGAGCAGTGACCCACCCCCCGGGTTATACCCCCAGCATGACGCTCTGTgctatggaatagccctttggctagtgcgggtcagctgtcctggccatgctccctcccagcttcttgtgcacctcctcactggcagagcacaggaaactgaaaaatccttaattttggATAAGCGCTACtgagcaacaactaaaccatcagtgtgttaccagcaTTAtcctcacactgaatccaaacacagcactaccagctatgaggaagaaaattaactctatcccagctgaagcCAAGGACACCAGCATATTTCCCTTATTCCTACCCACATCAGAAAtcacagagtcattcaggttggaaaagacccttgggatcatcgagtccaaccatcagcccaactctgcaaagttctcccctacaccacatcccccaacatctcatctaaacaacccttaaccacatccagggatggtgactccaccccctccctgggcagcctattccactctctgaccactctttttgtgaaattttttttcctaatgtccagtctgaccctcccctgttgcagtttaaagccattccctcttgttctgtcactgatcacccgtgagaagagaccagcatcAGCGTCTCTATAATGagctttcaggtagctgtagagagtgatgaggtctcccctcagctttctcttcttcaaactaaacactcccagctccttcaatctctcctcacaggatctgttctccaggcccttcaccagcttcgttgccctcctctgcactcgctccagcacctctgGACAACCAAATCTGTGTAATAGACTTCCTGCAGGTATTTTCTATACCTCGGAGCGTTTTAGCCTGTAataagagcagagcagaaaataaagacagaaagacTTGGCAGAGGTTAACATGCTACTGAAATGTCAACGTATTCCCCCACCCTGGCATTATCCAAGCTAGTTGCCAGTAGATTTTAACACTGGATGAGTGATAAATCAGGAGTCACAATGTAAAGGTTAGGTGTAATCTTAGGGTAGGTCAGCTGGAGCTCCCCATGTACCTCATTCAGGAAGGGGAAGCAGGGGCCAGCCTTGCAGCTGGAGGTGTCCTTTAAAAAGGAAGGACTCAAAGCAGCTTCCTCCTGATGCTGACAGCATCTTCATCTTACTGGGAATGTTCTGGTGCGCTTACCCGAGCGGTAGGAAGGAATCTAGAATTCACTCTGGGGCTTCCATTAACTTGCTTCATCTTGGGAGATGACTGCTAAAGGCAAGGTTGCTGTTAGTTCATTTGCATTTCACTTGTAATGTTCTTAAAGAAACTaagtattaaaatgaaaaataatgtatgCTGTACCTTCATTTTGCTTCATTAAGGAGTGACCATTTTATATACAAACAGGTAAGTTCTCTGTGACTAGGAAGCTGCAAAGTTAGATGGCAGAATTCAGGAACCTCAGAGTACCCTTAATTACTGCATTTTGATCTTGGTATGTCAACATACCTGAGAAGAGCTTCTAAGCTGCGCTGTGAAAACAGCCTCTGGAAAGAGTATTGTTAAATTCAGTTTAAACCACACTTATTCCAGCTTATCTGCTTCAGGATTAATGTTCTTGTTTACTGTTGGTGCAAAACTATTGCACTACAAGTTCTGCCCGCGTTAGCTTCTGCTGTCGGGCAGAAGGTCCCTGGTTTGGTGAGCAGTGGGGCGTGGGGCCGGGCGGGTGGGAGCCTCCACAGCACCTCTGGCTGCCTCGGGGAGGTCGCTGCGGGAACTGCACGGCCAGCGCTTTGAAATCTCTCTGCAGGCAGCCTGCATGGCTCCTGGTAATCGTACACCACCAGTATCTTTGCTAGAAACTTATGTTTTCAGATGGAGGTAGGAGTTGAGGTTTTCCAAGAAGGTAGATGAGAATGAAGAAGTccggttttgtttttttttggttttgttttttaatgaaattgcCTAAATGCAAACAAATTTCTATCTGTGTAGAGAGGATGTAATTTCTCTGCATTTGGTGGTGGAGGGATCGTTCAAGCTTTTCTATACCTCTCCTTCACAGCTGTCTTGAGAGTAGCAGGTTCATTGCAGAAGAGCACAGAGGTCATGAAAGCTATGCAAAATCTAGTAAAAATCCCAGAAATCCAAGCAACGATGAGGGAGTTGTCCAAAGAGATGATGAAGGTAAGATCTCTAACACGAACAAGACGCGGGTGGTGGTGCAGCGTGGTGAAGTGGTGGCCCCTTTGTCAGAGAGCTCCTGTGAGCTCTGAGCAACAGAAGTTAAAGTGGCACATTAATAGCTGGGTGTGGGGAAAACCCTGACTCGGTGGTAACACCTGCAGCACGTTTGGTGTAAGGCCTGGAGCCGAACAAAGCTGCTCAGGTTGGGGGTGGAAGGAGGGAGATCGCTCCCTGTACAGCGCGGTCGTGGCTGGGTCATCCTAGTGCCAAGGGTGGGGGGAGACTGAGGCTGACAGTGGGACTCCCCCAGGCTTTGTCTCTTCTGGGAGAGACTgaatttcccacttgcagggggTGAAGATGTTCATTAAGGAAGACCCACCACACTGCAAAGCTGAAAGCCCCATCTTAGGCACGATGGCCAGCCTGACTGTGGGTTTAAAACACCTAGCTTAATGTCACCGTGTGATGAAAGTGCTCTGATTTTAAAGTACAATCATTCTCTGTCGTGGCTGTTATCTTTTCAACTACCAAAATCgttttgctttttcccctcttACCGCTTTAGATGTTTAGTTCAAATGAATTTATTTCCTAATAAATTTACCATTCTGCACCACAACAAGTTTGGCCATCTCTAGGGTTGCGGGCCCTGCAGAAGAATGTTTTCAAATGCAGGTAGAAAAAAGGGAACCTATGTCAAACACTAATTTTACAGCATGTTACATAATTTATGCTTCATGACTGAAGTTTGCAGTTGTATTTTGCGTATTTTGTTGTCGGTGTTTAGACATGCAACAACAAAGACTAACAGCTTGCGGGTTTCAGAGTGAGAACGTGTGTATTTAGTTCCTGTTTTCTCACCACTTTTCCTGCGTGCCAGTTGTACAGACTCCTGCTGAGGCTGGAGGCAGGCATGTTGGCCAGTCCTTGTGCAGCAGGACAGCCTGGATCTGGGCAGCTGGAGCAGTGAGCAGGCAGTAGTTAAATGCCTGGACTGGTGTATCTGGATCTCAGAAGTAGGAAGTGTGTCCTCTTTGCTCTTTCCAAGGGCTTCATGTGCTGCCTTTTTGTTCTCTGCTAGGCTGGTATTATAGAGGAAATGCTGGAGGACACTTTTGAAAGCCTGGAGGATCAGGAGGAAATGGAAGAGGAAGCCGAGATGGAAATTGATAAAATCCTTTTTGAAATTACAGCTGgtgagtttgtgtgtgtttgcCGAGAGTGGAGCTTTGTCCCCGCTCTGCTCAGGAAGCAGCAGCAATTTAAATCTTTGTCCGTTCTGACTGAAGGGCGCTctcccagagctgcctgtgccTTTGCTGAGAGGCAGTGTGCTCTGACAAACTGGTTTATCGGGGAATAATGGCCAAGGCGGCCAGTGTGGTTTGATAAAACACAAGTAACATGCACCAGCTGCTGGCTGTGCAGCTCTGACTGAGGCTTTAACAGATCAGTGTCTATCTGTGGGATGGATCCTCTCAACAAGGTGAAATTATGTGATTGACTAGATTCATTTATTAATGAAGCCAGGAAATAAACTCAGCTGCGTTGCCTTGAGTTGTAGGCTGGTGGCATTCCTGGCTGTAAAATGCTCTTAGTGTCTTGAGCTGGGGCAAGaaccacccaaacaaacaaaaaatccaaaacccaaccccaaaccccagctTCTGCCTTACAGCTCATGAAATAACAATCTACTGGTTTAGTTTTTTGACTCAGATAATGCTTAGAATGCTCCTTACCAGAATTCCCTGTGACGGGGTGTGACAGCTGTAGGTACTGGACCTGTGTTCAGCAGTAACACGCTGAAAGTGCAgttccccagctcctgccctgctcttcCCTCTTGTTTCTCTGATCCTGCTTTGCTTGGTCTGTGCTGTTTCCTGGCTGGGAGCAGCTGTAGGAGCACCGAGGGGTAGGTCAGCACCAGCTGccagcccaggctgctcaggtCAAACAGCTCTCGGGTGTCGACAAGAAGTGACTGAATTATTTTAGATGTACTGAAAGCTGCTAATTATTAAATCAAGACCTACACTAATGAGCCTGGTTGTCGTTTGCAGGGGCCTTGGGTAAAGCTCCTAGTAAAGTCACAGATGCTCTGCCAGAGCCTGAGCCCATGGGAGCAGCCGCAGCTGTTGATGAGGAGGAAGACATTGAGGCGATGCAGTCGCGGTTGGCCACCCTCCGCAGCTAAGGGTGAAACAAATGTGtacagtttgccttttttttttttttttgcaatgggATATTCTATCCTACCTTCAAAGTATAAAACTTAATATGTGAGAATACtttatgtaatatatttttttttcttcctggggaTTGTATTCTGCAAGAAACTACTGTAATATATTCCTTCTTGGGGAGTGCAGTCTGTAGagattattttactgttttctgttcaGCTTGTTGCCCCTGTGAGGCCATGGTGAAATGGCAATGGTGGTGTAATGTTCTGTATTTTTAGATATAAAGTCCTGAAATACGTTCTTAAGTTCAAGTAGCATCTTTCCCTAAAAGGCACTTTGGCTTAATCTGCTGCCAAAACTCAAgatctttgtttttctgaatCACTACAACTTTTATTAAAGCTGCTTTTAACAGTTGCTCCTGTGCATCAGTTCAGTTTGCATCACTTGTAACTCTTTTTCACAAACAATATCCATTGCTAACAGCTCCCTCTTGGTTTTATAACACTGTTTTTCTTTAGCACATTTAGGGCCTCCACACTgtaaaaaagcagctttccatCAAGAGCAGCTGTGAAATTGCTCTGTTATGGCTCTGTCCAGGCACTGGGGGGGTCTTACTTAGCAGAGGTGGTGTTGAGGTGAGGAGGGATCAGCTGGCAGGGGCAAGAGGTCCCCGAGGCAGGCTGGTGTCAGCCAAGTTTCAGTAGCCCCTGATGCTGTGGCCAGGTCCAGAACTGAGCCTATGTAATAACCTTTTTCAGCTTTGAGTTTATAAAAATTAAACCTGGTACCTATGAGACTTGTGAGAACAGCTGCAGCCTCtcacagctgcagagcaggagcagctgtTGCCCACTGTGCCCATCTGCAAAGCCAGTAACAGAATAGAGTTGTGCTACAGGCAGAGCTCTACAGCTGGTAGGTTGTTGGTCACTGAGGTGCTGCCCTAACATTTTTGTAATCATTCCAAGCACTGTCACTTCACTATGGCACAGTCAGAAGTGGTGAAAAACTGTTTATGGCTTAAGTGGCACATTTTTAGGGTCTCCTCAAGGAAAAACTTCAGGCAGCTTGCAAAACTAAGTGTCTGCCATGTCTCTCACCTGACCCTGTCAGTGCTGCAAGAACCtccccagcaaaaggaaaaagtttCTAGTTTTAAGGAAGACTTTTAGCAAAAGGTTATCAATAATTGTTTTCAACAGCAAGGGGAGAGGAACAGACAAGGCACTTAGAAAGGAGGTGATTAACAACTTCCCCGTTCAACCCTAAAAagctcagctccctgccaggggGGCAAAAAGAACAGGTGAACCCCAGATGGAACAAGAATGGGCAAAGGGGAGGGTTTGTTTCTTGGGGTCTTAAAGTCCAGAGAGCacagctcagaaagaaaaaaaaaaaaagcagctgaagatCAGTAAGAATGGATGGGTAACAGCTGCAATAAAAGCAGATTgaacagcagcactgtggaaacaaGTTCAAAATCCAACTTCAACAATGGGTCTTTTCAGATGTACATTCATACGCATGTCCCCCCTGGGGAGGGAAGGCACCTCTACTCCACCTGGCTCCAGAAGCCATCAGGCTGCAATACTGCAGTTACTTCAGACTCCATACTGCGAGCACCTACACTCAGCTGAAGCGTTGCCTTTAAGGCTACTTGGCTAGTTCAGGCACAAAACACCAAATCCAGGTTTAACTGCTCCTCCTCAGAAAAGCCGGATGGAACAACTAGAAACAAGCAGGTCTGTTCACTGTCAGAGGAAGTTCTCACTGAACACAGCGGTGTTGAAaccagcagctccagccaggcAAAGCAGGCCCTTTCCTGCCCAAGGAGAACACCACAGTGCTCGCACCGCCTCGGTTCCTCACCAGCATTACGGATCTCAGCACAGCAAAGCGAGCCGTAGGTGGGCACCTGAAGGTCTGCAGGTCCAACGAGCCAAGCCCCGGAGCTGGCCCGGGCAGCCAGCCTTGGGCAAGGCCTgcacagcagctgggccaggccACTGAGCCCGCTTTGTTCTACCTTGGTTAAAAGACTTAGTCCCTGCAGTCTCTGCTCCACTTCAGAGACTGAGGGAGGGGTAAGAGGAAGTTTCTTTAATAAGCTCTGTGCAAATTCCCCTCCCTGTAGTACTTCACTGGCTACTAATGATCAGCATTAATTGTTCTGAGGCTCTCAGgtgatggtattttttttcagtttgttacaCACAGCTCAAAGTGACATTTGTCTCCCTGGGAGGTTCTACCCCCTGCCTGGCTATTCCCACCAGccatgctgtgcatttcagtgcTGGACAGGACTCTGAAGAATAGAAAGGTTCATTTTGTCCTGGCTTATCTGTTCAACAGAATGTGTGCTTCTCCACTCTCAGTGGTTTTACTGAGTTTTACAACATTCTCAGTCATTTTAGAGCAACCTGGCATTTCAGACTGAAGCAAAGCTCGTTTGATACAGATGATAGCACTGACATTGCAATGCTGGGCAGCACTAGTCAAGCTAACTCATGCTTTggttaacaaaaaaacccagatctgTCATTAAATTCCTTACCCTGAGCCttcagatacttaaaaaaaagagaatatgaaGAGTATGTGAAACAAAATCCTCTTTTGCATTTCAAAGCACTGcatcaaaataattacattttaaagagtCAACTGAAAAAGCCAGGCAAGGAACAATATCTGAAATAGAAGAATTTTATGTAGACCATTCAGTGTTAAAAACCAGAGAATCAAACATCATTTCAAATTAAAGAGCAGTTTCAAACAGAAGACATTTGATTAAAAGTTTCTTTTAACATTtagaaatttaaatacatttaccTAAAGATGGTTAACTCCCATCTCTATGTTACTATACAATAGCTTAAAGCTACTTTTAAATGCTAGTTCTATGTTAATGTGAAAtttcagaactgcattttttttttttaatgtaaattggTTATTAAACTGGGTGACTCTGTacttcctcccaccccaaaataaattttaaaaagtggagCTTTACAATGTcttgaataatatttttcaaatgagtAATTTGGAAGTTTCCAACAGTTGTATAGGAGGTATTTTGTACAGTTTGGAGAGCAACTCCATATAAAGTTCTATTGCAACTGAGCATTCACAGTATGCCACAGTCCATACATATTACTACATATACATATCAGGTTTGTAAACATTGGAAGAATACACAGAACATAGTACCACGATCCTCTGGTACTGCTGAAAGGAAGATGAGGTAACATTCATATAATCTCAAAGTCCACAGAGGTCCTGACTGAGTAGTTAAAACAGCTGCCAATGCTTCTGTTTCATAGTGTGTGGTTAAGGCTTTCTACTTTACGGTCTGCTAAGGCTGGATTCATTAGCTCTCAGTATCCCGACTGCATCTTTAACAGCGTGGTATATGACATTCTTCAcctaggaggaaagaaaaggcatTATTTTTACAAGCAAGCAGCATGGTTGGGGCAGGCTGGAAGTCTCTGGCTCACCTGCATTTCCCCACACCCCATGCAGCTCTCCTTTCAGTTTAAACAGTACATCACTAAGGTGTGAAAACGAGGCTCAAATGCTAACAGGATATAAACTGAAACTCTGTAGCTCAAGGAGAGCTTTGTGAGTTCAGCTAGAGTGAAAACAAGAGAAAtgcttaaagaaaacatttcaaaagaatcTCAGCTTCAGGCTTCctcaaaactaataaaaattgGTAACATTCCAAAAGCCTACAGAAATTGCTCCTCAAGATCCAATGCATTAAAGTCAATCTGAACAGGAAAGTAACTTGGGTTGTGTGGACACAGCCCTTATGGGATTGGTGAgggtggtttggggtgtttttttggaaAGGGTTAAAAGGACAGGGTTCATCTTCAGCACTGTTAAGTTACCTGCAGTTTATCTTCATGGTTCGTATGCGTATGCGACAGATATCTAAATTCCTGAGTGAGCCAGAAGCAATGTTTGACATGCTCTGGGGATACAAAGTCTTCTGCAACTTTAATACAACTGTACAAATTATGAACCTAGAGAGAACAAACAAGCGTTAGCCACATGCTCGGAGGTCTGACCAAGTGGTCAGGCTGTAAGAGCAACCCTGGTGCTTGCCTGGTGTGGAGCTCCTGCTGGAATGAAAACTACATCTCCTAAAAACTGTACAATAGCCCAGCCTTGAACTCCATACTCTTGGTGAAGGCGTTTTCGTAGCGATCGGTCCAAGTACCAACTCTGATCATGAATGGGATCGTGATCTACAGGGTTTTCTTGACCTTGTTCTTCTGCAACCTGGAAAGTCACAAGATGACAGGTATTACAACAGCCAGCCTTACTGGGTCATTTAGGTTCTCCACGTGCAGGCACACCAGTTAGAGACTTGCACCACATGTTCTGGTGTAAGTTACACAGCGAAAGGTTTGGATTCTTATTCTGTCCTTAGTTTGTCAAGGCTTCATCATTTCTCTGTCCCCCTCCCTTCACAGACACATTCAAAGGCAGATATAGGAAATGCAAGTAAATCCAATTTACCGTAAGAAGAAACAGAAGGGTTGAGTGACTTGTGTGTGTTCACAGCAGGAACCCCTTTCCTCTATGGGATCAATACTCTCACACTACCGTACAGCCTAGATTTTTAATGAGTGTGGAATTCAGCAGGTGTCTGTCCCACTGACCAAAACAGAGGATGCTAACTAGATTTTCAGGAGATACGAGGCTGGGAGGCACAAGCAGCACTTTAGAAAAGACATTTGAGGGCTGCAGGGAGGTAATTTAAAAGTTCCCATGTAAATCCAATTTGCTGTGGCAATCATTTACACCCAGGTCTGTAGTCCAAAAACTCATTTGGGAGAAGTTAAACCTCAGTTCTACTCCAAGACAAGCTGCTGAATGCCTCACGCCTGCAGGCCAGTATGCTACAAGGGACTGAGGTGGGAGACAGATGTCAAACCTCAAAATGCCAGCACTTGTCAAATTCAGTATCATGTTTTATCAAATATaagttttgttctttgttaatACTAAACAAATCTGCTGTAGCCTCTCTAAGCTTCCGCCCAAGGCGGCAGTCAGGCTGACAAGGCCAACAGTTGTTCAAATCATCCCATTCATCCCATTTATCCTTTTAAACATCAACATATTAAGCTCTTTCCACTTTTGGAGCACTGAAGAAGTTCCAGAATTAAGACCACCAAGAACTCTGGACCATTTGTGGTgaatttaaatactgaaacacATCCTTCTGGATGTAGTATCACATCTCTACTAAACCTTTAACTCCCATTAATTCACCACCCAAAATACCTCATGCTTTTCCCTTAATCCAAACCTCATAAAGGTATGGAAAAATACAAAGTAGGAAAAGGGAGAGAACAAGGAAGAACTTAATGTACCACATTTTGCTCTTTCCCAAGAACATTTTAAGAAGGATTTAGCTGAAGAGTGAACCATGTTTTTGCTTAAATCTAAGCCACCTATTCTTTGTTCATTACACAACATCATTGCTTGTGCTATAAGTGTGGGCAAAAGCAGCATAACTACATCCAGGGTAAGTCCAAGCTTCAATTCC of the Athene noctua chromosome 4, bAthNoc1.hap1.1, whole genome shotgun sequence genome contains:
- the CHMP3 gene encoding charged multivesicular body protein 3 isoform X3, with translation MGLFGKTPEKPPKELVNEWSLKIRKEMRVIDRQIRDIQREEEKVKRSIKDAAKKGQKDVCVILAKELIRSRRAVMKAMQNLVKIPEIQATMRELSKEMMKAGIIEEMLEDTFESLEDQEEMEEEAEMEIDKILFEITAGALGKAPSKVTDALPEPEPMGAAAAVDEEEDIEAMQSRLATLRS
- the CHMP3 gene encoding charged multivesicular body protein 3 isoform X1, which codes for MGLFGKTPEKPPKELVNEWSLKIRKEMRVIDRQIRDIQREEEKVKRSIKDAAKKGQKDVCVILAKELIRSRRAVSKLHASKAHMNSVLMGMKNQLAVLRVAGSLQKSTEVMKAMQNLVKIPEIQATMRELSKEMMKAGIIEEMLEDTFESLEDQEEMEEEAEMEIDKILFEITAGALGKAPSKVTDALPEPEPMGAAAAVDEEEDIEAMQSRLATLRS
- the CHMP3 gene encoding charged multivesicular body protein 3 isoform X2 — encoded protein: MRVIDRQIRDIQREEEKVKRSIKDAAKKGQKDVCVILAKELIRSRRAVSKLHASKAHMNSVLMGMKNQLAVLRVAGSLQKSTEVMKAMQNLVKIPEIQATMRELSKEMMKAGIIEEMLEDTFESLEDQEEMEEEAEMEIDKILFEITAGALGKAPSKVTDALPEPEPMGAAAAVDEEEDIEAMQSRLATLRS